A genomic stretch from Vibrio coralliilyticus includes:
- a CDS encoding IS4 family transposase, which yields MFAQELLLAHETIEDGKNYESVVNAIQLEWIEQALLDTSKASIRRRRLPAQQAVWLVIWMGLQRNKSIKEVCSSLDLALQPKPQDSWSRVAPSVLTDSRRRLDEAPLAALFKTSMAAWESDALVKDKALGLNIMAVDGTTFRCQDSEDNAQAFGFISQKHKPYPQLRLVGLMATETRFMVGAAFDACQVGETTLARRLLGDVPANSLTLFDRCYFSADLLISWNAAASNSHWLTPVKRKVRYEVLERFAENDMLISMPVSQQAQRNNPNLPTHWQARLILYKDPKGEIEGFITSLVDPEKYSLEDLLTVYWQRWEIEEGYGEIKQTQLQNEVTLRSRFAAGVRQELWGILLAYNLVRLEMVHIAKDAEVRPTRVSFTAAINLIDTQLRWLALSPDGTLPSKLKQMRENISHFILPDKRKDRTYPRSVLFVPPKYPFRYKR from the coding sequence ATGTTTGCTCAAGAGCTGCTTTTGGCACATGAGACTATCGAGGATGGTAAAAACTATGAGTCTGTAGTTAATGCCATTCAGCTTGAATGGATAGAACAAGCTTTGCTTGATACGTCTAAAGCAAGCATTAGAAGGCGACGCTTACCAGCGCAACAAGCCGTCTGGCTCGTCATTTGGATGGGATTGCAACGGAATAAATCAATCAAAGAAGTATGCAGTTCTCTTGACCTAGCTCTCCAACCTAAGCCTCAGGATTCTTGGTCTCGTGTTGCACCTAGCGTACTTACTGACTCTAGGCGACGTTTGGACGAAGCTCCTCTCGCTGCTTTGTTTAAAACCTCTATGGCGGCATGGGAGAGCGACGCGCTAGTAAAGGATAAGGCGCTAGGGCTAAACATTATGGCCGTGGATGGTACCACTTTTCGTTGCCAAGATTCAGAAGACAATGCGCAAGCGTTTGGATTCATTTCTCAAAAACATAAACCTTATCCTCAACTGCGCTTGGTCGGTCTGATGGCTACCGAGACACGTTTTATGGTAGGGGCTGCATTCGATGCTTGTCAGGTCGGTGAGACAACACTGGCACGCCGATTATTAGGAGACGTGCCAGCAAACTCACTCACATTGTTTGATCGTTGCTACTTTTCTGCCGACCTATTGATATCGTGGAATGCTGCTGCCTCCAATAGCCACTGGCTAACCCCTGTGAAACGCAAAGTAAGATATGAAGTTTTGGAGCGTTTTGCTGAAAACGACATGCTTATCTCTATGCCTGTTTCACAGCAAGCTCAGCGCAATAACCCTAATTTGCCGACTCATTGGCAAGCACGCCTCATCCTCTACAAAGACCCAAAAGGTGAAATTGAAGGCTTTATAACTTCACTGGTTGATCCTGAGAAATACTCATTAGAAGACTTATTGACTGTCTATTGGCAACGCTGGGAAATAGAAGAAGGTTACGGTGAGATAAAACAAACTCAGTTACAAAATGAAGTCACCTTGAGAAGTCGTTTTGCTGCTGGTGTTAGACAAGAGCTCTGGGGAATATTGCTGGCGTACAATTTGGTGCGCTTAGAGATGGTTCATATTGCTAAAGACGCTGAGGTAAGGCCAACTAGAGTGAGCTTTACAGCGGCAATAAATTTGATAGATACCCAGCTACGTTGGCTAGCGCTTAGCCCTGACGGAACTCTACCGAGCAAACTCAAGCAAATGAGGGAGAACATAAGTCACTTCATTTTACCGGATAAAAGGAAGGACCGAACGTATCCACGTTCAGTCCTTTTTGTCCCACCCAAATACCCATTTAGGTATAAGCGTTAA
- the ompV gene encoding outer membrane protein OmpV, translating to MKKLTILISTLVAATAAHAAGDTYIRNGNIYTKENSWIAELGVAGVSDLYKDQKHNATLLGNFGYQGEDFNASLQGVNYRFLGNTGDMFNMSGYLGTSGLMYDHDTSDFLKGMDKRKASLDLGINADFHLSQGTISTYAQHDVTDTYDGYLAGVTYFLPMSVGRMDLVPFAGLTYQSKDYVDYYFGVKDKEATQTRKAYKGSGDVSYNLGYKLIMPINDSWEVTQTTAYTRLGDNISDSPIVDSANQWMVGATVAYHF from the coding sequence ATGAAAAAATTGACCATTCTAATCTCTACGCTTGTTGCTGCGACTGCGGCACATGCAGCAGGCGATACTTACATTCGCAACGGTAATATCTATACCAAGGAAAATAGTTGGATTGCTGAGTTAGGTGTTGCTGGCGTTAGTGACCTTTACAAGGACCAAAAACATAATGCGACGCTTCTTGGTAACTTTGGTTACCAAGGTGAAGACTTCAATGCGAGCCTGCAAGGGGTCAACTACCGATTCCTTGGGAATACCGGTGACATGTTCAATATGAGTGGTTACTTGGGTACTTCTGGCTTGATGTATGACCATGACACCTCTGACTTCCTAAAGGGGATGGATAAGCGCAAAGCGAGTTTGGATTTGGGTATTAATGCTGATTTCCACTTATCTCAAGGTACCATCTCTACTTACGCTCAGCATGACGTGACGGATACTTATGATGGTTACCTTGCAGGTGTCACTTACTTCTTACCTATGAGTGTAGGACGCATGGACCTTGTTCCATTTGCGGGCTTAACTTATCAGAGCAAAGACTACGTCGATTACTATTTTGGTGTTAAAGATAAAGAAGCGACTCAAACACGTAAGGCGTATAAAGGAAGTGGCGATGTCTCTTATAACCTAGGTTATAAACTGATCATGCCAATTAATGACAGTTGGGAAGTTACCCAAACGACAGCTTACACTCGCCTAGGTGACAATATCTCAGACTCTCCGATTGTTGATAGTGCTAATCAATGGATGGTGGGTGCAACCGTCGCTTATCACTTCTAA
- a CDS encoding ATP-binding protein, whose product MRRIYIETFFGLLVLFTLSLFAYEIIIYQLNTDYDFVLEDLEGAAFREVLMTISDHQGKENALAVLKEFIDNTAKTLTVFPSSDVPDEVKNYFDNDRIHPFTFYDGERDFWFMLSSPDVIYRVQPDVESDLRKAIEFDDDILWGFILGGFFIYTSGLIWFLSRRVRTLEEATMKFAQGDFNSRAPTGSRHRVGSLNDSFNYMADKISDLITSNRSLTNSVAHDLRTPVFRIQWQAEMLQDESLTKEQHDKIASIIEDTEEMEQMVDELLYFAKVERPDSVLNIEAIDLNQFMHALTNKLPDVKAEMVKVEVEHSLFIEGDSALLKRAINNLLSNALRYAEQKIRLSAMLENDAVLIIVEDDGPGIPTDHWNFIFDPFYSADPSRNKTNTGFGLGLAIVKLITERHGGHAEVGASMLGGAKFVLRLPRLSEESDKR is encoded by the coding sequence ATGCGCCGAATTTACATTGAGACATTTTTCGGATTATTGGTGCTGTTCACCCTAAGTTTGTTTGCGTATGAAATCATCATCTATCAATTGAACACAGATTATGACTTTGTTTTAGAAGACCTAGAAGGAGCTGCATTTAGAGAGGTGTTGATGACGATTTCAGACCATCAGGGCAAGGAGAATGCCTTGGCCGTTTTGAAAGAATTCATCGATAATACCGCAAAAACTTTGACTGTTTTCCCTAGCTCTGATGTGCCTGACGAAGTAAAAAACTACTTTGACAATGATCGTATTCACCCATTCACTTTCTACGATGGTGAGCGTGACTTTTGGTTCATGCTGTCGTCTCCTGATGTTATTTATAGAGTTCAACCTGATGTGGAGTCCGATCTTCGTAAAGCCATTGAATTTGACGATGACATTCTCTGGGGGTTTATTTTAGGCGGCTTTTTTATCTACACCTCTGGATTGATCTGGTTCCTAAGCCGGCGAGTCCGTACTCTTGAGGAGGCGACGATGAAGTTCGCACAAGGGGACTTTAACTCAAGAGCGCCAACGGGCAGTAGACATCGTGTAGGCTCTCTCAATGATAGTTTCAACTATATGGCCGATAAGATTTCCGATCTTATTACCAGTAACCGCTCACTTACCAACTCCGTCGCCCACGATTTAAGAACCCCCGTTTTCCGTATTCAATGGCAGGCAGAAATGCTCCAGGACGAGAGCTTAACTAAGGAGCAGCACGATAAAATCGCCAGCATCATTGAAGATACGGAAGAGATGGAACAAATGGTCGATGAGCTTCTCTACTTCGCTAAAGTTGAGCGTCCGGACTCAGTGCTTAACATTGAAGCAATTGATCTCAACCAATTTATGCATGCGCTGACCAATAAACTGCCCGATGTAAAAGCTGAGATGGTTAAAGTAGAAGTTGAGCACAGCTTATTCATTGAAGGCGATAGTGCGTTGCTTAAGCGTGCTATTAATAACCTGTTGTCTAATGCGCTGCGCTATGCCGAACAGAAGATACGCCTTTCCGCCATGTTAGAGAACGATGCCGTTTTGATCATTGTCGAAGATGACGGTCCAGGTATTCCTACTGATCATTGGAATTTCATCTTTGATCCATTTTATAGTGCGGACCCTTCTCGAAATAAGACCAATACAGGGTTTGGCTTGGGGTTAGCGATCGTAAAATTGATCACTGAACGCCATGGTGGACACGCAGAAGTGGGGGCTAGTATGTTAGGTGGAGCCAAGTTTGTATTACGTTTACCTCGTTTGTCAGAGGAATCTGACAAACGATGA
- a CDS encoding response regulator has protein sequence MSSLQSLFIVEDDVKLRSMLEEYFVKQDFDVTTFEDGSSAIDAIVERQPDLLLLDLMLPGMDGLTICRQIRAKYSGKVLMLTASDDDFDHVAALEIGADDFVSKPIKPRVLLARMRMLLRRAPVGESTTENESKLANTLTYGQLSLNHARKICTLAGSQVSMSDSDFDLLWILASSPDEVLSRDVLTQRLRGIEYDGLDRTVDNKVVSLRKKLGDNSATPKRIITVRGKGYLFVPDSWS, from the coding sequence ATGAGCTCTTTGCAATCCCTATTTATAGTTGAAGACGATGTAAAGCTACGTTCTATGTTGGAAGAATACTTCGTTAAACAAGATTTTGATGTCACGACTTTTGAAGATGGAAGTAGCGCTATTGATGCAATTGTCGAGCGACAACCTGATTTATTATTGCTTGATCTGATGCTGCCGGGAATGGACGGCCTGACAATTTGTAGACAGATTCGAGCGAAATACTCCGGTAAAGTCTTAATGTTGACTGCAAGTGATGATGATTTTGACCATGTTGCGGCGCTTGAAATCGGTGCGGATGACTTTGTGAGTAAACCAATCAAGCCACGTGTCTTACTTGCCCGAATGCGTATGTTACTGCGACGAGCCCCTGTTGGAGAATCAACAACAGAGAATGAGTCAAAACTGGCGAATACCTTGACTTATGGTCAGTTAAGCCTGAATCATGCGCGTAAGATCTGCACATTAGCAGGCAGCCAAGTCAGTATGTCTGACAGTGATTTTGATCTGTTGTGGATATTGGCCAGCTCACCAGACGAAGTGCTATCACGTGATGTCCTGACTCAGAGATTACGTGGTATTGAGTATGATGGTTTAGATCGTACGGTTGACAACAAAGTGGTGAGTTTAAGAAAAAAACTCGGTGATAACTCTGCCACACCGAAACGCATCATCACTGTTAGAGGCAAAGGTTACTTGTTCGTACCAGATAGCTGGTCATAA
- a CDS encoding DUF2986 domain-containing protein, with protein MNRKKKINQILKSKQKKQNAKLHKSNKPRYISKAERAKLEAEEKEQQAAAQAENEQSADSGSSEQ; from the coding sequence ATGAACCGTAAGAAGAAAATTAACCAGATCCTAAAATCGAAACAGAAGAAGCAAAACGCGAAGCTACATAAAAGCAACAAACCTCGCTACATTTCTAAAGCGGAACGAGCGAAGCTTGAAGCAGAAGAAAAAGAGCAGCAAGCCGCTGCACAAGCGGAAAATGAACAAAGCGCAGACTCAGGTTCGTCTGAGCAATAA
- a CDS encoding LabA-like NYN domain-containing protein: MEKVAIFVDVQNIYYTTREKYRANFDYNEFWYVATEGRDVTEAHAYAIASHDPKQRQFHHILRGIGFNVKLKPFIQRQDGSAKGDWDVGIALDVYEAASKVDRVILLSGDGDFDVLVKRVQERFGTKVDVFGVPGLSAQSLIDVCDKFIPIEEELLLRRT; encoded by the coding sequence ATGGAAAAAGTCGCCATTTTCGTTGATGTCCAGAACATCTACTACACAACACGAGAAAAGTACCGTGCAAACTTTGACTACAATGAGTTTTGGTACGTTGCAACGGAAGGTCGAGACGTCACTGAGGCTCATGCGTATGCGATTGCTTCACATGACCCGAAACAAAGACAGTTTCATCATATCCTGCGCGGTATTGGCTTTAACGTTAAACTGAAGCCATTTATTCAACGACAAGATGGCAGCGCCAAAGGCGATTGGGATGTGGGTATTGCTCTGGATGTGTACGAAGCTGCCAGCAAGGTTGACCGAGTCATTCTGTTATCTGGAGATGGTGACTTTGACGTGTTAGTCAAACGAGTCCAGGAAAGGTTTGGTACCAAAGTGGATGTGTTTGGTGTGCCGGGCCTTAGCGCACAGTCACTAATCGACGTGTGCGATAAGTTCATCCCGATTGAAGAAGAATTATTGCTCAGACGAACCTGA
- the cobA gene encoding uroporphyrinogen-III C-methyltransferase, which yields MTTHPNSSPKCGFVSLVGAGPGDPDLLTVKGYRVIQQAEVIVYDRLVSKEILALANPQAEMVYVGKKLDFHCVPQDQINQILVEKALAGKRVVRLKGGDSFIFGRGGEELEELAIHGIHFEVVPGITAAAGATAYAGIPLTHRDHAQSVQFITGHVQKDGREIEWQSLAQSNNTLVFYMGLKQSQRITTKLIENGLDEQISCAIIENGTRSEQCVFTGPLKDLPKLAEGAVSPALIVVGSVTSLHDKLKWFN from the coding sequence ATGACTACTCATCCCAATTCTTCTCCAAAATGCGGTTTTGTTTCTCTTGTGGGCGCAGGCCCTGGAGACCCAGATTTACTGACCGTGAAAGGCTATCGAGTAATACAGCAAGCAGAAGTGATTGTTTATGATCGCCTTGTCTCTAAAGAAATATTGGCGTTAGCCAATCCTCAAGCTGAGATGGTTTATGTCGGCAAGAAGCTGGATTTTCATTGCGTGCCTCAGGATCAAATCAACCAGATTTTGGTGGAAAAAGCACTGGCAGGAAAACGTGTTGTTCGGCTCAAGGGTGGGGACTCATTTATTTTTGGTCGTGGTGGTGAAGAGCTGGAAGAGTTGGCTATCCATGGAATTCACTTTGAAGTGGTACCGGGAATAACAGCGGCAGCTGGCGCGACTGCTTACGCTGGCATTCCGTTGACACACCGTGACCACGCTCAGAGCGTTCAGTTTATTACGGGGCATGTGCAAAAAGATGGTCGAGAAATTGAATGGCAATCACTGGCCCAATCTAACAACACACTGGTATTTTATATGGGTCTAAAGCAGAGCCAGCGAATTACCACCAAGCTTATCGAAAATGGTCTGGATGAACAGATATCTTGCGCCATTATTGAAAACGGAACACGCAGCGAACAGTGTGTATTCACTGGGCCACTAAAAGACTTACCCAAGCTGGCAGAGGGAGCAGTCAGCCCTGCACTTATTGTTGTTGGTAGCGTGACCTCGCTGCACGATAAGCTGAAATGGTTTAATTAA
- a CDS encoding formate/nitrite transporter family protein has product MSSALKPAEFVQTMIDVGEAKTKTSTRDLVLRGTMAGIILSLAVVVAITTIVQTGIGIVGALVFPVGFCILSLMGYDLVTGVFGLAPLAKFDSRPGITWHRVFRCWGWVGLGNLIGSLIVAYLVAISLTGNFTLDPNAVVKKFIAVSTARTVGFENMGMDGWITCFVRGIFCNLMVCLGVIGNMTARSVAGKIAAMWLPIFIFFALVFEHTVVNMFLFPLGMILGADFGIATWLNFNLIPTILGNIVGGLLFTCIPLYLTHAKTVPAIDSEQEVKTKPVMAK; this is encoded by the coding sequence ATGTCTTCTGCATTAAAACCTGCCGAATTCGTACAAACGATGATCGATGTTGGCGAAGCGAAAACTAAAACCAGTACACGTGATTTGGTTTTACGCGGCACAATGGCGGGTATCATCTTATCTTTGGCCGTTGTGGTTGCCATCACAACTATTGTACAGACAGGTATTGGTATTGTCGGTGCGCTAGTGTTTCCAGTTGGCTTCTGTATTCTCAGCCTGATGGGCTACGATTTGGTCACTGGTGTTTTTGGCCTCGCACCTCTTGCCAAGTTTGACAGCCGACCAGGTATCACTTGGCACCGCGTTTTCCGTTGTTGGGGCTGGGTTGGCCTAGGTAATTTGATCGGCTCTCTGATTGTCGCTTATCTGGTTGCTATCTCTCTAACAGGCAACTTCACGTTGGACCCGAATGCAGTAGTTAAGAAATTTATCGCGGTATCAACAGCACGTACCGTTGGCTTTGAAAATATGGGAATGGACGGATGGATTACCTGTTTTGTGCGTGGCATTTTCTGTAACCTGATGGTTTGCCTTGGTGTGATTGGTAATATGACGGCTCGCAGTGTGGCTGGCAAGATCGCAGCCATGTGGTTACCGATTTTCATCTTCTTTGCCTTGGTGTTTGAGCATACTGTTGTGAACATGTTCTTGTTCCCACTGGGTATGATTCTTGGGGCCGATTTTGGTATTGCAACTTGGCTGAACTTCAACCTTATTCCAACGATTCTGGGTAACATTGTCGGTGGCTTGTTGTTCACTTGTATTCCTCTTTACCTGACTCATGCGAAAACTGTCCCTGCCATTGATTCTGAGCAGGAAGTTAAAACTAAGCCAGTAATGGCGAAATAA
- the nirD gene encoding nitrite reductase small subunit NirD, with protein MAFTKVCSIEDIIPGTGVCALVSGEQIAIFRPSHAEEVMAISNTDPFYQSNVLSRGLIVEHNQELWVASPLKKQRFNLSTGLCMEDEQFSVKAYKTRVVKGQVEVSA; from the coding sequence ATGGCATTTACAAAAGTATGCAGTATTGAAGATATCATCCCGGGCACTGGCGTGTGTGCGTTGGTTTCTGGGGAGCAGATTGCCATTTTTCGCCCTTCCCATGCTGAAGAAGTGATGGCAATTAGCAACACCGATCCGTTCTATCAGTCGAATGTGCTTTCCCGTGGATTGATCGTCGAGCACAACCAAGAGTTGTGGGTCGCTAGCCCACTGAAAAAGCAGCGCTTCAATCTATCGACAGGGTTATGCATGGAAGATGAACAGTTCAGTGTTAAAGCATACAAAACACGTGTTGTTAAAGGGCAGGTTGAAGTGTCGGCTTAG